A window of Panicum virgatum strain AP13 chromosome 8K, P.virgatum_v5, whole genome shotgun sequence contains these coding sequences:
- the LOC120643953 gene encoding uncharacterized protein LOC120643953: MCPNHCIWLHLHLSRHPSPTSSAALPLKPTSQVSVPIKAHTLQQLAPSNAHISPVKLASSDPSFLSSKSQISISVRNQLVSALMCSIFPSHSVVGVSAAQAEEEEGGFRSPESRASMSGGGSLTSPSAPVCSRSWSISEDSLRRYVSYASESCIQELLAASDSGRGGGGDDGWKVLVYQNGVEISKRRAGPAYVFRSRWLLQDVSPEQFMAVANAVDAAKQWESDQLVEASYIRELGADLSIIHLKFGDASPSARRRRDLVVYERRQAMDDGTLVVAVASLPKEIAAGLLPPAAGCKGGAARGVLLQSGWVLERPDGGDSCGGGGATCVATYVVQLDPAAGWLPRCLVGRLNSKLVMIIAKLRRIAQDTVAAAATGGEM, encoded by the exons ATGTGCCCCAATCACTGCATCTGGCTCCACCTCCATCTATCCCGGCATCCATCCCCTACCTCCTCTGCAGCTCTCCCCTTAAAACCCACCTCTCAAGTCTCCGTTCCTATAAAGGCTCACACCCTGCAGCAGCTAGCTCCGTCCAACGCACACATTTCACCTGTAAAGCTAGCAAGCTCCGATCCCTCATTTCTTTCCTCAAAATCTCAGATCAGCATCTCAGTGAGAAACCAGTTAGTTTCTGCGTTGATGTGTTCCATATTCCCGTCGCATTCGGTCGTCGGCGTGTCGGCAGCgcaggcggaggaggaagaaggcggcTTCCGGAGCCCTGAGAGCAGAGCCAgcatgagcggcggcggctccctgaCCTCCCCTTCAGCACCTGTCTGCTCCAGATCATG GTCTATAAGTGAGGACTCGCTGCGGCGGTACGTGAGCTACGCGAGCGAGAGCTGCATCCAGGAGCTGCTGGCGGCGTCGGACTCCgggcggggcggtggcggcgacgacgggTGGAAGGTGCTGGTGTACCAGAACGGCGTGGAGATATCGAAgcggcgggcggggccggcGTACGTGTTCCGGAGCCGGTGGCTGCTGCAGGACGTCTCGCCGGAGCAGTTCATGGCCGTCGCcaacgccgtcgacgccgccaaG CAGTGGGAGTCGGACCAGCTGGTGGAGGCCTCGTACATCAGGGAGCTGGGCGCCGACCTGAGCATCATCCACCTCAAGTTCGGCGACGCCTCCCCctccgcgcggcgccgccgcgacctcgtCGTCTACGAGCGCCGCCAGGCCATGGACGACGGCACGCTGGTCGTCGCCGTGGCGTCGCTGCCCAAGGAGATCGCCGCGGGGCTGCTGCCCCCGGCGGCCGGCTGCAAGGGGGGCGCCGCCCGGGGCGTCCTGCTGCAGTCCGGCTGGGTCCTCGAGAGGCCGGACGGCGGCgactcctgcggcggcggcggcgccacctgcGTCGCCACCTACGTCGTGCAgctcgaccccgccgccggGTGGCTGCCGCGCTGCCTCGTCGGCCGGCTCAACAGCAAGCTGGTCATGATCATCGCCAAGCTCAGGAGGATCGCGCAGGAcaccgttgccgccgccgccaccggcggcgagatgTGA